Proteins from a genomic interval of Micromonospora sp. NBC_00389:
- a CDS encoding RICIN domain-containing protein, with amino-acid sequence MRATSRAFVDRNGHAYTIGWTTSDAEWSVSRGIFELITDGFQGLPLAAGSPSAPPAGGAGRPSTGPGSGSTAAAGIPGRQPSATAAPPPTAPVRPAGAKQIVGKETGLCLNSGERDGVRVTLRKCQEVRNQWWSFSSDGTIRVGSLCLDVAWGEKRDGVAVQSANCTTVHAQKWEWIEKDGRRSPFNRLTGRCLDVDGHAAGAPMMIWTPRVQREADVQPEVGCRRRCCQRR; translated from the coding sequence ATGCGGGCGACGAGCCGCGCCTTCGTCGATCGCAATGGGCACGCGTACACGATCGGCTGGACCACCTCGGACGCCGAGTGGTCGGTCAGCCGGGGGATCTTCGAGCTGATCACGGATGGCTTCCAGGGGCTGCCGCTAGCCGCCGGCTCGCCGAGTGCCCCACCGGCAGGAGGTGCGGGGCGCCCGTCGACCGGGCCGGGCAGTGGTTCGACTGCCGCTGCGGGGATCCCAGGGCGGCAGCCCTCGGCGACGGCGGCTCCACCACCCACTGCGCCGGTCCGGCCGGCCGGCGCCAAGCAGATCGTCGGCAAAGAGACCGGGCTCTGCCTCAACAGCGGCGAACGCGACGGCGTGCGGGTTACGCTGCGCAAGTGCCAGGAGGTGCGGAACCAGTGGTGGTCCTTCTCGTCCGACGGCACCATCCGGGTAGGCAGCCTCTGCTTGGACGTCGCCTGGGGTGAGAAGCGCGACGGCGTTGCCGTGCAGTCCGCCAACTGCACCACCGTGCATGCCCAGAAGTGGGAGTGGATCGAGAAGGATGGGCGCCGCTCACCTTTCAACCGCCTGACCGGCAGGTGTCTGGACGTCGACGGCCACGCGGCGGGCGCGCCGATGATGATCTGGACCCCGCGTGTTCAACGCGAAGCAGACGTTCAACCAGAAGTAGGCTGCCGTCGACGCTGCTGTCAGCGGCGATGA
- a CDS encoding FUSC family protein — translation MLGTSLLGRLRRRDPGDAVLRRAARLTLVASLVFYACRYGAGNPVLATYGLFGTVAAGSFAQLPGPAPQRARILITSLPVVWALITVGTLLAWSTWAAAGGMLVIGFVVAFAGVGNPRLVGLGSAFQLFYILASFPPYQPGTLPQRLGGVTLAIVLLAVAEVVLWPDPVPVSYRQRLTDASDGVAAFLNATSDALADPHGGHGGRETHREQAYGAVAGLALSRTPAAWAPIAAGARDRALRICASALREVLAEADRLAADGPPAQTTDLPAARLLRSCADTTRAAGRSLSPGTPPVDLGNLDAAIGRAEGAYPAGQDGGRAVPDVFRLCRDATALALADQVRVFAVGTRVASGSRPDDGDTYSGLFEYARRSPWTLYWRQFRAHLAPRSEHLHSSLRLAVALAIARVAAGVLQLTHGFWVLLATLTVLRTSAADTRTALRPAVLGTIAGAIVSGLLMFVIDEPIVYAVALPFALMLAFGVGRLLGPVWQQALFTLLLTFVFAQLGPKGWRLAEARLVDVVLGAVIGVLVGVAMWPRGASHDLRRNAARYLAASGVAVEQTVQALLGGPPPERAFHRVGQRMILVDSSHCQYHSERHDPSSRRVDWDAVLGAGHHVMSGAESLLRRNPPGCLAGWPPATALLRESAGELRSAYDDLADQVEHGRPSGPVPTPPGCVDELDRIRPLLGEVDSRSSVRHLVEADRWLASLADSLARIHPPAPDSADRDGKA, via the coding sequence GTGCTCGGAACCAGCCTCCTGGGCCGGCTTCGTCGTCGTGACCCGGGGGATGCCGTCCTGCGGCGTGCTGCACGCCTGACGCTCGTCGCCTCCCTCGTCTTCTACGCCTGCCGCTACGGCGCGGGGAACCCAGTGCTGGCCACGTACGGCCTGTTCGGCACGGTCGCCGCCGGGTCGTTCGCGCAGTTGCCCGGTCCGGCGCCCCAGCGGGCGCGGATCCTGATCACGTCGCTGCCGGTGGTCTGGGCGCTGATCACCGTGGGCACGCTGCTGGCGTGGAGCACCTGGGCGGCGGCCGGCGGGATGCTGGTCATCGGGTTCGTCGTGGCGTTCGCCGGGGTCGGCAACCCGCGCCTCGTCGGGCTGGGCAGCGCGTTCCAGCTCTTCTACATCCTGGCGTCGTTCCCGCCGTACCAACCGGGCACCCTGCCGCAGCGGCTGGGTGGGGTCACGCTCGCCATCGTGCTGCTCGCTGTGGCCGAGGTGGTCCTCTGGCCCGATCCGGTTCCGGTCTCCTACCGGCAACGACTCACCGACGCCTCGGATGGCGTCGCGGCGTTCCTCAATGCCACGTCGGACGCGCTGGCCGACCCGCACGGCGGTCACGGCGGTCGGGAGACGCACCGCGAGCAGGCGTACGGCGCGGTGGCGGGGCTCGCCCTGAGCCGTACACCCGCGGCGTGGGCACCGATCGCCGCCGGCGCTCGTGACCGGGCACTGCGGATCTGCGCGTCGGCGCTGCGGGAGGTCCTCGCGGAGGCGGACCGACTGGCGGCTGACGGCCCACCGGCGCAGACTACGGACCTGCCGGCGGCGCGGCTGCTGCGGTCGTGCGCCGACACGACCCGTGCCGCCGGCCGGAGCCTGTCTCCGGGTACGCCGCCAGTTGACCTCGGCAACCTGGACGCCGCGATCGGGCGGGCCGAGGGGGCGTACCCCGCTGGGCAGGACGGCGGCCGCGCCGTGCCGGACGTGTTCCGGTTGTGCCGGGACGCCACCGCGCTGGCCCTCGCCGACCAGGTGCGGGTCTTCGCCGTCGGTACTCGGGTGGCCAGCGGATCGCGACCCGACGATGGGGATACCTACTCAGGGCTCTTCGAGTACGCGAGGCGCAGTCCATGGACGTTGTACTGGCGGCAGTTCCGCGCCCACCTGGCGCCCCGCTCCGAACACCTGCACAGCTCGCTGCGGCTGGCCGTGGCGCTGGCCATCGCCCGGGTGGCCGCCGGGGTGTTGCAGCTCACCCACGGCTTCTGGGTGCTGCTGGCCACCCTCACCGTCCTGCGCACCTCGGCCGCCGACACCCGCACCGCGCTGCGGCCCGCCGTGCTGGGCACGATCGCCGGCGCCATCGTCAGCGGACTGCTGATGTTCGTCATCGACGAGCCGATCGTCTACGCCGTCGCGTTGCCGTTCGCCCTGATGCTGGCCTTCGGCGTCGGTCGCCTGCTGGGTCCGGTCTGGCAACAGGCGCTGTTCACCCTGCTGCTGACGTTCGTCTTCGCCCAACTCGGCCCCAAAGGATGGCGGCTCGCCGAGGCCCGCCTGGTCGACGTTGTGCTCGGCGCGGTGATCGGCGTGCTGGTCGGCGTGGCGATGTGGCCGCGCGGCGCAAGCCACGACCTTCGGCGCAACGCCGCCCGCTACCTGGCGGCCAGCGGAGTCGCGGTCGAGCAGACCGTCCAGGCGCTGCTCGGCGGTCCTCCGCCCGAGCGTGCCTTCCACCGGGTTGGTCAGCGGATGATCCTGGTTGACTCGTCGCACTGCCAGTACCACTCGGAGCGGCACGATCCGTCGAGCCGGCGGGTGGACTGGGACGCGGTCCTGGGCGCCGGGCACCACGTGATGTCCGGCGCTGAGTCGCTGCTGCGGCGTAACCCGCCCGGCTGCCTCGCCGGCTGGCCGCCGGCCACGGCATTGCTGCGGGAGTCCGCCGGCGAGCTGCGCTCGGCGTACGACGACCTCGCCGACCAGGTCGAGCACGGCCGACCTTCGGGGCCGGTGCCCACCCCGCCCGGCTGCGTCGACGAACTCGACCGGATCCGCCCGTTGCTCGGCGAGGTCGACTCGCGGTCCTCGGTCCGGCATCTGGTGGAGGCCGATCGGTGGCTCGCCAGTCTCGCCGACAGCCTCGCCCGGATCCACCCGCCCGCCCCTGATTCGGCCGACCGAGACGGGAAGGCGTGA
- a CDS encoding aminotransferase class V-fold PLP-dependent enzyme, with product MDIEQAQKLWQPEPGWLNTASYGLPPEPAWTAMQEALADWRVGRTSWEGWGDSVNRARTAFAGLIGVPGEDVAVGATASQMLAPVAASLPAGTTVLVPEVEFTSNLFPWLVQEERGVNVRTVPPEGLVDAIDADTDLVAFSLVQSADGHVAAYDEIVAAARAHGALIVVDASQACGWLPFDGSLADVVVVSGYKWVMGPRGCAYAYLAPALRDRLRPDAAGWYAGRDPHASYYGPPLRLADDARRFDISPAWFSWVGAAPALELIAEIGVPAIQAHDVALANRFLTGLGRPPGESAIVTVDVPDAERRLAAAGIRAAVRAGRVRASFHLYSTEADVDAALTALTG from the coding sequence GTGGACATTGAGCAGGCACAGAAGCTCTGGCAGCCGGAGCCCGGCTGGTTGAACACCGCCTCCTACGGGTTGCCGCCCGAGCCGGCCTGGACGGCGATGCAGGAGGCTCTGGCCGACTGGCGGGTCGGCCGGACGTCCTGGGAGGGCTGGGGGGACTCCGTGAACCGGGCCCGGACCGCGTTCGCCGGCCTGATCGGGGTGCCGGGCGAGGACGTGGCGGTCGGCGCGACCGCCTCGCAGATGCTGGCCCCGGTCGCGGCGTCGCTGCCGGCCGGTACGACGGTGCTGGTTCCCGAGGTCGAGTTCACCTCGAACCTCTTCCCCTGGCTGGTGCAGGAGGAGCGCGGCGTCAACGTCCGCACCGTGCCGCCGGAAGGGCTGGTCGACGCGATCGACGCCGACACCGACCTGGTCGCGTTCAGCCTGGTGCAGTCGGCCGACGGCCACGTCGCGGCGTACGACGAGATCGTGGCTGCGGCCCGCGCGCACGGTGCGCTGATCGTGGTGGACGCGAGCCAGGCGTGCGGCTGGCTGCCGTTCGACGGGAGCCTGGCCGACGTGGTGGTGGTGAGCGGTTACAAGTGGGTGATGGGCCCGCGTGGCTGCGCGTACGCCTATCTGGCCCCGGCGTTGCGTGACCGGCTGCGCCCGGACGCCGCCGGCTGGTACGCGGGCCGCGACCCGCACGCCTCCTACTACGGCCCGCCGCTGCGACTGGCCGACGACGCTCGCCGGTTCGACATCTCACCGGCCTGGTTCAGCTGGGTCGGGGCCGCGCCCGCCCTGGAGTTGATCGCCGAGATCGGCGTGCCGGCGATCCAGGCGCACGACGTGGCGCTGGCCAACCGGTTCCTGACCGGGCTGGGCCGCCCGCCGGGGGAGAGCGCGATCGTCACCGTCGACGTGCCCGACGCGGAGCGGCGGCTGGCGGCGGCCGGAATCCGCGCGGCGGTACGGGCCGGGCGGGTCCGGGCGTCGTTCCACCTCTACTCCACCGAGGCCGATGTGGACGCCGCGCTGACGGCGCTGACCGGCTGA
- a CDS encoding acyl-CoA dehydrogenase family protein: MDFSLTDEERAVRDTVRSFIRREVMPLEAEVLRRERAHQPGLDHSEVRELQLKARKFGFWGLATPEEYGGMDLPAVLQSLIWTELGHTFVPFRFGGEADNILFHATEEQKQEFLIPTIEGERRSCFAITEPGAGSDAANIRLSARRDGDDWILDGEKTFITGGNDADFAIVVAVTDREKGARNGGATAFLVDRSMGWRSEFIQTMGEGGPASLIFDGVRVPHRNILGEIGQGFTLGMEWIGKGRYTIPSHAIGIAERVLQMAIDHANTRETFGAKIGTNQAIQWMIADSETELEAARWLVLKSAWTVDQGMDPRHASSMGKLYGAGMVNRVVDRVLQIHGGMGYTRELPIERWYRQVRLYRIFEGTDEMQRLIISRDLLRGYTKIGGHLA, encoded by the coding sequence GTGGACTTTTCGCTGACCGACGAGGAGCGGGCGGTACGGGACACCGTCCGGTCGTTCATCCGCCGCGAGGTGATGCCGCTGGAGGCGGAGGTGCTCCGCCGGGAGCGCGCGCACCAGCCGGGCCTGGACCACTCCGAGGTGCGCGAGCTGCAACTCAAGGCCCGCAAGTTCGGGTTCTGGGGCCTGGCCACGCCGGAGGAGTACGGCGGGATGGACCTGCCGGCCGTACTCCAGTCACTGATCTGGACGGAGCTGGGCCACACCTTCGTGCCGTTCCGCTTCGGCGGCGAGGCGGACAACATTCTGTTCCACGCCACCGAGGAGCAGAAGCAGGAGTTCCTCATCCCGACCATCGAGGGCGAGCGGCGCTCCTGCTTCGCGATCACCGAGCCGGGCGCCGGGTCGGACGCGGCGAACATCCGGCTGTCCGCCCGCCGCGACGGCGACGACTGGATCCTCGACGGCGAGAAGACCTTCATCACCGGCGGCAACGACGCCGACTTCGCCATCGTGGTGGCGGTGACCGACCGGGAGAAGGGCGCCCGCAACGGCGGGGCCACCGCGTTCCTGGTGGACCGGTCGATGGGCTGGCGCTCGGAGTTCATCCAGACCATGGGCGAGGGCGGCCCGGCGTCGCTGATCTTCGACGGCGTCCGCGTGCCGCACCGCAACATCCTCGGCGAGATCGGGCAGGGCTTCACCCTCGGCATGGAGTGGATCGGCAAGGGCCGCTACACCATCCCGTCGCACGCCATCGGCATCGCCGAACGGGTCCTGCAGATGGCGATCGACCACGCCAACACCCGGGAGACCTTCGGCGCGAAGATCGGCACCAACCAGGCCATCCAGTGGATGATCGCCGACTCGGAGACCGAGCTGGAGGCCGCCCGCTGGCTGGTGCTGAAGTCGGCGTGGACGGTCGACCAGGGCATGGACCCGCGACACGCCTCGTCGATGGGCAAGCTCTACGGCGCCGGCATGGTCAACCGGGTGGTCGACCGGGTGCTCCAGATCCACGGCGGCATGGGCTACACCCGGGAGCTGCCCATCGAGCGCTGGTACCGGCAGGTCCGGCTGTACCGGATCTTCGAGGGCACCGACGAGATGCAGCGGCTGATCATCTCGCGGGACCTGCTGCGCGGGTACACGAAGATCGGCGGTCACCTGGCCTGA
- a CDS encoding TetR/AcrR family transcriptional regulator: protein MPRPRQPRLTRQLIVETAAAVIDAEGLSAFSTRRLAAELGVRGPSLYNHFATKDEILDAVADTVAAAVDTSGFASRDWAAALRDWAWSYRRALTAHPNIVPFLAQGPGRRPAALAMADAVYGGLVRAGWPPARATHIGAALRYFVAGSALGSFARGFVEDPELYAAHYPHLRQAHRLAEHQQSVDEGAFALGLDALLHGLAAEYARTVGPLDPVESARPSG, encoded by the coding sequence GTGCCCCGACCACGTCAGCCCCGGCTCACCCGGCAGCTCATCGTCGAGACCGCCGCGGCGGTGATCGACGCTGAGGGCCTGTCGGCGTTCTCCACCCGCCGGCTCGCCGCCGAGCTGGGCGTGCGCGGTCCCTCGCTCTACAACCACTTCGCCACCAAGGACGAGATCCTGGACGCGGTGGCCGACACGGTCGCCGCCGCCGTCGACACCAGCGGCTTCGCCAGCCGGGACTGGGCCGCCGCGCTGCGCGACTGGGCCTGGTCGTATCGACGGGCGCTCACCGCGCACCCGAACATCGTGCCGTTCCTGGCTCAGGGGCCCGGGCGTCGGCCCGCCGCGCTGGCCATGGCCGACGCGGTCTACGGCGGGCTGGTGCGTGCCGGCTGGCCGCCGGCCCGGGCCACCCACATCGGGGCGGCGCTGCGGTACTTCGTGGCCGGGTCGGCGCTTGGCTCGTTCGCCCGGGGCTTCGTCGAGGACCCCGAGCTGTACGCCGCGCACTATCCGCACCTGCGCCAGGCGCACCGGCTCGCCGAGCACCAGCAGAGCGTGGACGAGGGCGCCTTCGCCCTCGGCCTGGACGCCCTGCTGCACGGCCTGGCCGCCGAGTACGCCCGCACCGTCGGCCCACTCGACCCGGTGGAGTCCGCCCGGCCCAGCGGGTAG
- a CDS encoding aldehyde dehydrogenase family protein gives MDLAAPPSQVLPDALRLRRHLHIAGEWTESTASDVIGVENPSTGELIGQVPAGTPADVARAVAAARAAFPGWSAAAPAERSAHLDRLHTALAARADDLARTITAEMGAPLKLATRVQVGLPLTVLRDHVALAARPPVEESVGNSLVVREPIGVVGAITPWNYPLHQVMAKLAPALAAGCTVVLKPSELTPLTAYLLFDAVTEAGLPPGVLNLVPGTGPVVGEALAGHPDVDLVSFTGSTATGARIMRLAADRIARVALELGGKSANVILPDADLATAVKVGVGNALINSGQTCTAWTRMLVHRDRYAEALDLIAAAVAGYRLGDPFDPATRLGPLVSAAQAERVRGHVDRALADGARLVVGGPDAPVPARGHFVAPTVFADVHPDSALAQEEVFGPVLAVIPFDNTDEAVAIANNSKYGLAGAVWSADTDAALAVARRLRTGAVDINGAQFNPLAPFGGYKQSGLGRELGVHGLAEFCELKAIQR, from the coding sequence ATGGACCTCGCCGCCCCGCCGTCGCAGGTGCTGCCCGACGCCCTGCGCCTCCGGCGCCACCTGCACATCGCCGGCGAGTGGACCGAGTCCACCGCCAGCGACGTGATCGGAGTGGAGAACCCGAGCACCGGTGAGCTGATCGGGCAGGTGCCGGCCGGCACCCCGGCCGACGTGGCCCGCGCCGTCGCCGCGGCCCGCGCCGCCTTCCCCGGCTGGTCGGCCGCCGCCCCCGCCGAGCGGTCCGCTCACCTCGACCGGCTGCACACCGCGCTCGCCGCGCGCGCCGACGACCTCGCCCGCACGATCACCGCGGAGATGGGCGCGCCGCTCAAGCTCGCCACCCGGGTGCAGGTCGGGTTGCCGCTGACCGTGCTGCGCGACCACGTCGCGCTCGCCGCCCGCCCCCCGGTCGAGGAGAGCGTCGGCAACTCCCTCGTCGTCCGCGAACCGATCGGGGTGGTCGGCGCGATCACCCCGTGGAACTACCCACTGCACCAGGTGATGGCGAAGCTGGCGCCCGCGCTGGCGGCCGGCTGCACGGTGGTGCTCAAGCCCAGCGAGCTGACCCCGTTGACCGCGTACCTGCTCTTCGACGCCGTCACCGAGGCCGGGCTGCCGCCGGGTGTGCTCAACCTGGTCCCCGGCACCGGCCCGGTGGTCGGCGAGGCGCTCGCCGGGCACCCCGACGTCGACCTGGTCTCGTTCACCGGCTCCACCGCCACCGGCGCGCGGATCATGCGGCTCGCCGCCGACCGGATCGCCCGGGTCGCGCTGGAGCTGGGCGGCAAGTCCGCCAACGTGATCCTTCCCGACGCCGACCTGGCCACCGCCGTCAAGGTGGGCGTCGGCAACGCCCTGATCAACTCCGGCCAGACCTGCACCGCGTGGACCCGGATGCTGGTGCACCGAGACCGGTACGCCGAGGCACTCGACCTGATCGCCGCGGCGGTGGCCGGCTATCGCCTCGGCGACCCGTTCGACCCGGCCACCCGGCTCGGCCCACTGGTCTCCGCCGCCCAGGCCGAGCGGGTCCGCGGCCACGTCGACCGGGCCCTCGCCGACGGCGCCCGACTGGTCGTCGGCGGCCCGGACGCCCCGGTGCCCGCCCGGGGGCACTTCGTCGCCCCGACCGTCTTCGCCGACGTCCATCCGGACAGCGCGCTCGCCCAGGAAGAGGTCTTCGGCCCGGTGCTCGCCGTCATCCCGTTTGACAACACCGACGAGGCGGTGGCCATCGCCAACAACTCGAAGTACGGGCTGGCCGGGGCGGTCTGGTCGGCCGACACGGACGCCGCGCTGGCGGTGGCCCGGCGGCTGCGCACCGGCGCCGTCGACATCAACGGCGCGCAGTTCAACCCGCTCGCCCCGTTCGGCGGTTACAAGCAGTCCGGCCTCGGCCGGGAGTTGGGCGTGCACGGCCTCGCCGAGTTCTGCGAGCTGAAGGCGATCCAGCGATGA
- a CDS encoding alcohol dehydrogenase catalytic domain-containing protein, whose protein sequence is MSGPVTVRALVARGSGAELRVEQVRLPAPGPGELRVTIHAAGVCHSDLSMVNGTLAAKFPLVLGHEATGVVAEAGPGSRLAVGTPVVLNWAPACRACWWCQHDEPWLCAANTAPTVARGETDDGTPLHLTLGLGALAEAVVVPESAVIPIPAGLPPERAALLGCAVLTGAGAVRSTARVAPGESVAVIGLGGVGLAVLTAARRAGATPILAVDVAEAKRDLALAAGATDFLLSDDRLSKDVRARTEGRGVDHAFECVGRAATIRAAWRLTRRGGAVTVVGMGAKDDMVSLGALDIFHSARTLRSSVYGSSDPDREVPELARAALDGTLDLAPLVSGVVTLDEAPAAFDRLARGEGARWVVSFPG, encoded by the coding sequence ATGAGCGGCCCGGTCACCGTGCGGGCGCTGGTCGCGCGCGGGTCCGGCGCCGAGCTGCGGGTCGAGCAGGTACGCCTGCCCGCGCCCGGCCCCGGCGAGCTGCGGGTGACGATCCACGCCGCCGGCGTCTGCCACTCCGACCTGTCCATGGTGAACGGCACCCTCGCCGCGAAGTTCCCGCTGGTGCTCGGGCACGAGGCGACCGGGGTGGTGGCCGAGGCCGGGCCGGGCAGCCGGCTGGCGGTCGGCACGCCGGTGGTGCTCAACTGGGCGCCCGCCTGCCGGGCCTGCTGGTGGTGTCAGCACGACGAGCCGTGGCTCTGCGCCGCCAACACCGCGCCGACCGTGGCGCGCGGCGAGACCGACGACGGCACCCCGCTGCACCTCACCCTCGGCCTCGGCGCGCTCGCCGAGGCGGTAGTGGTGCCCGAGAGCGCCGTCATCCCGATCCCCGCCGGGCTGCCCCCCGAGCGGGCCGCCCTGCTCGGCTGCGCGGTGCTCACCGGCGCTGGCGCGGTCCGCAGCACCGCCCGGGTGGCCCCCGGCGAGTCGGTGGCGGTGATCGGGCTCGGCGGGGTCGGGCTCGCCGTGCTCACCGCGGCCCGCCGGGCCGGCGCCACGCCGATCCTCGCCGTCGACGTCGCCGAGGCGAAGCGCGACCTGGCGCTCGCTGCCGGCGCGACCGACTTCCTGCTCTCCGACGACCGGCTCTCCAAGGACGTGCGGGCGCGCACCGAGGGTCGGGGCGTCGACCACGCCTTCGAGTGCGTCGGTCGCGCCGCCACCATCCGGGCGGCCTGGCGGCTCACCCGGCGCGGGGGAGCGGTGACCGTGGTCGGCATGGGCGCCAAGGACGACATGGTCAGCCTCGGCGCGCTGGACATCTTCCACTCCGCCCGTACGCTGCGCTCCTCGGTGTACGGCTCGTCTGACCCCGACCGCGAGGTGCCCGAGCTGGCCCGGGCCGCGCTCGACGGCACCCTGGACCTCGCGCCGTTGGTCAGTGGGGTGGTCACCCTCGACGAGGCGCCGGCCGCGTTCGATCGGCTGGCCCGGGGCGAGGGCGCCCGCTGGGTGGTCAGCTTCCCGGGCTGA
- a CDS encoding TetR/AcrR family transcriptional regulator C-terminal domain-containing protein: MTGSEPPYRRIAAEIHRRIDLGELRPGDRVPSARQLTREHGVAIATATKVLALLRDEGMVLTRPGAGTVVAPPHAAVPQARRSGDGAERDLTRERLVRAAIARADAGGLAAVSMRQIAAELGVSTMSLYRHVRGRDELILTMADTALANAPLPAVAPAGWRARLELLARAQWATYRRHRWLPHVISIARPQVLPHAMAHTEWGLRATAGAGLDRHVRWHVAITLMAYVRGIATNLEMRAQAEQDSGLTDEQWVDRQVTTFQHVIASGGYSTMAALTDEGDLDLDLESVFEFGLRRLLDGYAALIEQRPPAGPQLSPGS; the protein is encoded by the coding sequence ATGACCGGTTCCGAGCCGCCGTACCGGCGGATCGCCGCGGAGATCCACCGCCGGATCGACCTCGGCGAGCTGCGTCCGGGCGATCGGGTGCCGTCGGCCCGGCAGCTCACCCGCGAGCACGGGGTGGCCATCGCCACCGCCACCAAGGTCCTCGCGCTGCTACGCGACGAAGGGATGGTGCTGACCCGGCCGGGGGCGGGCACCGTGGTCGCCCCGCCCCACGCGGCAGTGCCGCAGGCGCGTCGGAGCGGCGACGGCGCGGAGCGGGATCTGACCCGGGAGCGGCTGGTCCGGGCCGCGATCGCCCGGGCCGACGCGGGCGGCCTGGCTGCTGTGTCGATGCGGCAGATCGCCGCCGAGCTGGGGGTGTCCACGATGTCGCTCTACCGGCACGTGCGCGGCCGGGATGAGCTGATCCTCACGATGGCGGACACGGCCTTGGCCAACGCGCCGCTGCCGGCGGTCGCGCCAGCCGGCTGGCGGGCCCGGCTGGAGCTGCTCGCCCGAGCGCAGTGGGCGACCTACCGGCGGCACCGTTGGCTGCCGCACGTCATCTCGATCGCCCGCCCGCAGGTGCTGCCCCATGCCATGGCGCACACCGAGTGGGGCCTGCGGGCCACCGCCGGTGCGGGCCTCGACCGGCACGTGCGCTGGCACGTCGCCATCACGCTGATGGCGTACGTACGTGGCATCGCGACGAACCTGGAGATGCGGGCGCAGGCGGAGCAGGACAGCGGCCTCACCGACGAGCAGTGGGTGGACCGCCAGGTGACCACGTTCCAGCACGTGATCGCGAGCGGCGGCTACTCCACGATGGCCGCGCTCACTGACGAGGGCGACCTGGACCTCGACCTGGAGAGCGTCTTCGAGTTCGGCCTGCGGCGGCTCCTCGACGGCTACGCCGCGTTGATCGAGCAGCGGCCGCCGGCCGGACCTCAGCTCAGCCCGGGAAGCTGA
- a CDS encoding FAD-dependent monooxygenase, with the protein MNDRTVLISGAGVAGPALAFWLRRHGFAVTVVERAAGLRPGGQAVDVRGTAREVVDRMGLTARIRAECVREQGMAYVDARGRVRSRMPVHAFDGEGVVADIEIERGDLARLLYEETRADVEYLFDDSIETLTQTGDGVRLTFARSAPRTVGLVVGADGSHSRTRALAFGPESAYVRPLGAYLAYFTTPYRNESGWFEMHNAPGGRVVATRPNRHGRTSALFSFVSPPIDLDRRDRDAQQRFLAERFADVGWRTGELLAAMPDAPDFYFDRYGQVRMDTWSTGRVALLGDAAWCPSPLTGQGTSLSLVGAYVLAGELAAARGDHVVAYRRYEETLRAPVARGQEIPGGGISGFLPATRTAIRLRDTAMRAMTSRPLRKLTARLVFSQAGGLALPDYAVSA; encoded by the coding sequence ATGAACGACAGGACCGTACTCATCTCCGGCGCTGGTGTGGCCGGCCCCGCGCTGGCCTTCTGGCTGCGCCGGCACGGCTTCGCCGTCACCGTCGTGGAGCGGGCGGCCGGGCTCCGCCCCGGCGGGCAGGCGGTGGACGTGCGGGGGACCGCCCGTGAGGTCGTCGACCGGATGGGGCTGACCGCCCGGATCCGGGCCGAGTGCGTCCGGGAGCAGGGCATGGCGTACGTCGACGCGCGGGGTCGGGTGCGCAGCCGGATGCCGGTGCACGCCTTCGACGGCGAGGGCGTCGTGGCGGACATCGAGATCGAGCGCGGCGACCTGGCCCGCTTGCTGTACGAGGAGACCCGCGCCGACGTGGAGTACCTCTTCGACGACTCGATCGAGACGCTCACGCAGACCGGGGACGGGGTGCGGCTCACCTTCGCGCGATCCGCACCGCGCACCGTGGGCCTGGTCGTCGGGGCAGACGGCTCGCACTCGCGTACCCGGGCGCTGGCCTTCGGCCCCGAGTCGGCGTACGTCCGCCCGCTCGGGGCCTACCTGGCCTACTTCACCACTCCGTACCGGAACGAGAGCGGCTGGTTCGAGATGCACAACGCTCCGGGCGGCCGGGTGGTCGCCACCCGACCGAACCGGCACGGCCGAACGAGCGCGCTGTTCAGCTTCGTCTCCCCGCCGATCGACCTAGACCGCCGGGACCGGGACGCCCAGCAGCGGTTCCTCGCCGAGCGCTTCGCCGACGTCGGCTGGCGGACCGGGGAACTGCTGGCGGCGATGCCCGACGCCCCCGACTTCTACTTCGACCGGTACGGGCAGGTGCGGATGGACACCTGGAGCACCGGGCGGGTAGCGCTGCTCGGCGACGCCGCCTGGTGCCCGTCCCCACTGACCGGGCAGGGAACGAGCCTGTCCCTGGTCGGGGCGTACGTGCTCGCCGGTGAGCTGGCGGCCGCCCGTGGTGACCACGTCGTCGCGTACCGCCGCTACGAGGAGACGCTGCGGGCGCCCGTGGCGCGCGGGCAGGAAATTCCGGGTGGAGGCATCTCCGGCTTCCTGCCGGCGACCCGGACCGCGATTCGCCTGCGCGACACAGCTATGCGCGCGATGACCTCCCGCCCGTTGCGGAAGCTCACCGCGCGGCTCGTCTTCAGCCAGGCCGGCGGGCTGGCCCTGCCCGACTACGCCGTCAGCGCGTGA